The genomic stretch AACAGGCGGGCGGCGGTGTCGAGGATGCGGTCGCGGGCGGAAGGGGTGGCCATGTGATGCAAGCGGTTCAGCGAGAACAGGAATTCGCCCGGGGCAGCGCAACGCGCCGCCCCGGGTCTGCTTCGATACTATGACAGACAGACCTGTCTAGCAATCACGACGCATCAGCCTTCCAGTTTGGCCGCGGCATCGCGCAGCGCGGTGCGCAGGCCTTCTTCCACCACCGGGTGGTAGAACGGCATCGTCAGCATCTGCGCGATGGTCAGCCCCTGCTGGTACGACCATGCCAGCAGGTGGGCGATATTCTCGGCGCGCGGGCCGGTCCATTCGGCGCCCAGGAAGCGGCCGGTGGTCTTGTCGGCATAGACGTGCATCAGCCCCCGGTTCTTCAGCATGACGCGGCTGCGGCCCTGGTCTTCGAAGCTGACCTCACCGGTGACGAAGCTGTCCTCGCCGCGCGCCGCCAGCTCGGCGTAGCGCTGGCCGACCATTGCGATCTGCGGGTCCGTGAACACCACCGCGATCGGCGCGCGGCGCGCCAGCGGCTTCACCTGCGGATAGCTGGCGGCGTTCTCGCCGGCGGCCTTGCCCTCGTCCGCGGCCTCGTGCAGCAGCGGCAGGATGTTGTTGGCGTCGCCGGCAATGAAGACCGGCGCGTCGCCGCACTGCAGCGTGTGCGCGTCGAACAGCGGCACGCCGCGCGGATCCAGCGCCAGGCCGGTGTTCTCCAGCGCCAGGCCGCGCACATTGGGGGCGCGGCCGGTGGCTGCCAGCGCGTAGTCGAAGCGCTCGGTCACGCTGCGGCCTTCGCGGTCGAGGTAGGTCACCACCACCTGGTCGCCGTCGCGGCCCATGTCGGTCACCTGCGCGTCGGGATCGAGATAGAACTCCTGGTTGAAGGTGCGCGCCGCGTCGGCACGGATCACCGGGTCGGTCAGCGGCCCCAGCGAGCCGCTGACGCCGAACACGCGCACCCGCACCCCCAGCCGCGACAGCGCCTGGCCCAGCTCCAGCCCGATCACGCCGGGACCGAACACCACCACGCTGCCGGGCAGGTCCTGCCACGAGAACACATCGTCATTGACGATCAGGCGGTCGCCGAACACCTTGAACGGCGCCGGCAGCACCGGCGTGGAGCCGGTGGCGATGACCACGCGGCTGGCGCGCACGGTGGTGTGCCCGTCCACTTCGAGCGTGGTGGTATCGATAAAGCGCGCATAGCCGCGAATGCGGTCGGCCGGCGCGATGTTCTCCACGCCGCGCACCACGAAGCCGACAAAGCGGTCGCGCTCGCTGCGCACGCGTGCCATCACCTCACGCCCGTCGATGCGGACCTGGCCGTCGACATGCACGCCGAACGGCGCGGTGTGGCGCAGTTCATGCGCGGCCTCGGCGGCGGCGATCAGCAGCTTGGAGGGCATGCAACCCACGCGGGCACAGGTGGTGCCGTAGGGGCCGCCTTCGATGATCACGGCGCGCTTGCCCGCCGCAATCGCGGCGCGGTAGGCGGCAAGGCCGGCGGTGCCTGCGCCGATCACGGCGACGTCGGTCTGGATAGTGGTCATGGCGGTGGTTCCTTTGTGTTTTGAAGCGTCAGGCTGGGTCAATCAGCGGGCTGGATGGCGCTGCCCGGCGCGGTTCGGGCAAGGCGGCGCCATCGGGTCCGGCGACTGCCGGCCCCGTGGCTCGGGGCAGGAATGGGAATCCGCTGATTGCGGATCAGGCGGCCAGGTACTGCTGCAGCGCTTCGGCGCCACCGATCAGCTTGCCGTTGATAAAGACCTGCGGCGCGGTCATCTCGCCCGACACGGCGCCCAGCACCTTGCCGCGCACCTTGTTGTCGAGCGGCACGTCGATGTAGTCGAAGCCGT from Cupriavidus nantongensis encodes the following:
- a CDS encoding dihydrolipoyl dehydrogenase — translated: MTTIQTDVAVIGAGTAGLAAYRAAIAAGKRAVIIEGGPYGTTCARVGCMPSKLLIAAAEAAHELRHTAPFGVHVDGQVRIDGREVMARVRSERDRFVGFVVRGVENIAPADRIRGYARFIDTTTLEVDGHTTVRASRVVIATGSTPVLPAPFKVFGDRLIVNDDVFSWQDLPGSVVVFGPGVIGLELGQALSRLGVRVRVFGVSGSLGPLTDPVIRADAARTFNQEFYLDPDAQVTDMGRDGDQVVVTYLDREGRSVTERFDYALAATGRAPNVRGLALENTGLALDPRGVPLFDAHTLQCGDAPVFIAGDANNILPLLHEAADEGKAAGENAASYPQVKPLARRAPIAVVFTDPQIAMVGQRYAELAARGEDSFVTGEVSFEDQGRSRVMLKNRGLMHVYADKTTGRFLGAEWTGPRAENIAHLLAWSYQQGLTIAQMLTMPFYHPVVEEGLRTALRDAAAKLEG